A portion of the Oscillospiraceae bacterium genome contains these proteins:
- a CDS encoding YlxR family protein has protein sequence MAQKKIPARQCIGCMTSRPKKELVRVVRAPSGEISIDLVGKKPGRGAYLCPDPACLAKAKKKKALERCFEQPVPAEVYEALEAQLTEAAKEAARNAEKE, from the coding sequence ATGGCACAGAAAAAGATCCCTGCCCGCCAGTGCATCGGCTGCATGACCAGCCGCCCCAAAAAGGAGTTGGTGCGTGTGGTGCGTGCACCCAGCGGAGAGATCAGCATTGATCTGGTGGGCAAAAAGCCGGGCCGCGGCGCATACCTCTGCCCGGACCCTGCCTGCCTGGCCAAGGCAAAAAAGAAGAAGGCGCTGGAGCGCTGCTTTGAGCAGCCGGTTCCCGCCGAAGTATACGAGGCGCTGGAAGCCCAGCTGACCGAAGCCGCAAAGGAGGCTGCCCGGAATGCCGAAAAAGAATAA
- a CDS encoding bifunctional oligoribonuclease/PAP phosphatase NrnA, whose product MEHRMTEPLSVQQMAQRLKSADNILILCHKNPDGDTVGCGSALYYALKALDKNAAVLCSDTIPARYAFTNAHLFKGEFEPETVVAVDVAGLQLFGEGNGVPRYSRHVDLCIDHHAGNGGYADFTLLDSTAAAAAELMYRVILEMGVDITPHIADCLYTGVATDTGCFRFSATTANTHLVAAKLIEAGCHVEELNTLLFDTKPRARMEAERIARNHLEYYLDGRCALIYLTRDEIEQTGVDPADLEELTSLPISIEGVKVGLTLRQQPGGSYRISVRTAKGVDACAIARRLGGGGHNRAAGCELLGNLENAKNAILAEVEAELDAPQEDA is encoded by the coding sequence ATGGAACATCGGATGACGGAACCGTTGAGTGTGCAGCAGATGGCCCAGCGCCTGAAGTCTGCCGACAACATTTTGATCCTGTGCCACAAAAACCCGGACGGTGATACCGTCGGCTGCGGCAGCGCCCTGTATTATGCCCTGAAAGCTCTGGACAAGAATGCAGCAGTGCTCTGCTCCGACACGATCCCGGCCCGCTATGCCTTTACCAATGCGCACCTGTTCAAGGGCGAGTTCGAGCCGGAAACGGTGGTTGCCGTGGACGTGGCCGGGCTGCAGCTGTTCGGCGAGGGCAACGGCGTGCCCCGCTACAGCCGCCATGTCGATCTGTGCATCGACCACCACGCGGGCAACGGCGGCTATGCCGACTTTACCCTGCTGGACAGCACCGCGGCCGCAGCCGCAGAGCTGATGTACCGGGTCATTCTGGAGATGGGGGTGGACATCACCCCGCACATTGCCGACTGCCTGTACACCGGCGTGGCCACCGACACCGGATGCTTCCGGTTCTCGGCCACCACGGCCAACACCCATCTTGTGGCGGCAAAGCTCATCGAGGCGGGCTGCCATGTGGAAGAGCTGAACACCCTGCTGTTCGACACTAAGCCCCGGGCCCGCATGGAGGCCGAGCGCATCGCCCGCAACCATCTGGAATACTATCTGGACGGCCGCTGCGCCCTGATCTACCTCACCCGGGACGAGATCGAGCAGACCGGCGTGGACCCGGCAGACCTGGAAGAGCTGACCAGCCTGCCGATCAGCATCGAGGGCGTGAAGGTGGGCCTGACCCTGCGTCAGCAGCCCGGCGGCAGCTACCGCATCAGCGTGCGCACCGCCAAGGGCGTGGACGCCTGCGCCATTGCGCGGCGTCTGGGCGGCGGCGGCCACAACCGCGCTGCCGGATGCGAGCTGCTGGGCAATCTGGAAAACGCCAAGAATGCGATCCTGGCCGAGGTGGAAGCTGAGCTGGACGCACCGCAGGAGGACGCATAA
- the polA gene encoding DNA polymerase I gives MRLLVIDGNSIANRAFFGIKLLTTKDGRYTNAIYGFLNILLSLLKECEPDEVAVAFDLKAPTFRHKMYDGYKATRHGMPEELAQQMPVLKELLADLGYRTVTAEGWEADDILGTLAAACAARQDDCFLATGDRDSLQLVSDTTTVLLAATVMGRSKTVTMDVDAIHEKYGIEPKQLIEVKSLMGDTSDNIPGVKGIGEKTALSLVQTFGSLEGVYANLDDKRIKPKQREHLMEDKPMAELSHTLGTIRTDAPIDTAEGSYAVGEGNKAAAVRLLQELEIHSLIPRFGLDGVAPEAAPEEQAVELPEAELAALPLAPSGHYLVASRPAVMGKQGTRNVMLQPESWYAVQDTTVYPLEDADLLRLLDNADVTLDVFNSAPLYARAMAAGGWGSSIRWDGKLAAYLLDASASKYQVGELVPSYKAAAAFTCADYPDAGRLADLFAKMKAEITACGEDALYNDIEFPLAQVLADMTRIGVLVDRDGIEQFGVRMRTELEQVLARIHMETGSTSFNPNSPKQLGEMLFDTMGLPHGKKTQRGWSTDAETLESLREYPLVEDVLQYRAYQKLNSTYVEGLLKVIGEDGRIHSTFNQTEARTGRLSSDNPNLQNIPIRTELGSQLRAYFIAKPGCVLVDADYSQIELRILAHITGDEHMQQAFLNGEDIHRSTAAKIYGIPQSEVTPRLRSSAKAINFGIMYGKGAYSLAKDIGVTVKEADAFLKNYLAAFPNVSGYMDKTIADAKANGYVSTLFGRRRALPELASSNFNVRSSGERMARNTPIQGTAADVIKLAMVRVWKRLRDEKMESRLILTVHDELIVEAPEAEAEKAAQILREEMEGCVQYAVPLSTDVHAGKNWLEAH, from the coding sequence ATGCGCTTACTGGTCATTGACGGCAACAGCATTGCCAACCGCGCCTTTTTTGGCATCAAGCTGCTGACCACCAAGGACGGCCGCTATACCAATGCGATCTACGGCTTTTTGAATATCCTGCTCTCCCTGCTCAAGGAGTGCGAGCCCGACGAGGTGGCCGTGGCCTTTGACCTGAAGGCTCCCACCTTCCGCCACAAGATGTACGACGGCTACAAGGCCACCCGTCATGGGATGCCGGAGGAGCTGGCCCAGCAGATGCCGGTGCTCAAGGAGCTGCTGGCAGACCTGGGCTACCGCACCGTCACCGCCGAGGGCTGGGAGGCCGACGACATCCTGGGCACGCTGGCCGCTGCCTGCGCCGCCCGGCAGGATGACTGCTTCCTGGCCACCGGAGACCGCGACAGCCTGCAGCTGGTGAGCGACACCACCACGGTGCTGCTGGCCGCCACCGTGATGGGCCGCAGCAAGACCGTGACCATGGACGTGGACGCCATCCACGAAAAATATGGCATTGAGCCCAAACAGCTCATTGAGGTGAAGAGCCTGATGGGCGACACCTCCGACAACATCCCCGGCGTGAAGGGCATCGGCGAAAAGACCGCCCTGAGCCTGGTGCAGACCTTCGGCTCGCTGGAGGGCGTGTACGCCAACCTCGACGACAAGCGCATCAAGCCCAAGCAGCGGGAGCACCTCATGGAGGACAAGCCCATGGCCGAGCTGAGCCACACGCTGGGCACCATCCGCACCGATGCGCCCATCGACACGGCCGAGGGCAGCTACGCTGTGGGCGAGGGCAACAAGGCCGCCGCCGTGCGCCTGCTGCAGGAGCTGGAGATCCACTCGCTGATCCCGCGCTTCGGGCTGGACGGTGTGGCCCCGGAGGCCGCCCCGGAAGAGCAGGCCGTGGAGCTGCCGGAGGCAGAGCTTGCCGCCCTGCCCCTTGCCCCGTCCGGGCACTATCTGGTGGCCTCCCGCCCCGCCGTCATGGGCAAGCAGGGCACCCGCAACGTGATGCTGCAGCCGGAGAGCTGGTACGCCGTGCAGGACACCACCGTCTACCCGTTGGAGGACGCCGACCTGCTCCGTCTGCTGGACAACGCCGACGTCACGCTGGATGTGTTCAATTCGGCTCCCCTGTACGCCAGAGCCATGGCCGCCGGCGGCTGGGGCAGCAGCATCCGGTGGGACGGCAAGCTGGCCGCCTACCTGCTGGATGCCTCAGCGTCCAAGTATCAGGTGGGAGAGCTGGTGCCCAGCTACAAGGCCGCTGCGGCCTTCACCTGCGCCGACTACCCGGACGCCGGACGTCTGGCCGACCTGTTTGCCAAAATGAAAGCCGAGATCACCGCCTGCGGCGAGGATGCCCTGTACAACGACATCGAGTTCCCGCTGGCGCAGGTGCTGGCGGACATGACCCGCATCGGCGTGCTGGTGGACCGGGACGGCATCGAGCAGTTCGGCGTGCGGATGCGCACCGAGCTGGAACAGGTGCTGGCCCGCATCCACATGGAGACCGGCAGCACCAGCTTCAACCCCAACAGCCCCAAGCAGCTGGGCGAGATGCTGTTCGACACCATGGGCCTGCCCCATGGCAAAAAGACCCAGCGCGGCTGGTCCACCGACGCCGAAACGCTGGAGAGCCTGCGGGAGTACCCGCTGGTAGAGGACGTTTTGCAGTACCGCGCGTACCAGAAGCTGAACTCCACCTATGTGGAGGGCCTGCTCAAGGTCATCGGCGAAGATGGGCGCATCCACTCCACCTTCAACCAGACCGAGGCCCGCACCGGGCGGCTCTCCTCCGACAACCCCAACCTGCAGAACATCCCCATCCGCACCGAGCTGGGCAGCCAGCTGCGGGCCTACTTTATCGCAAAGCCGGGCTGTGTGCTGGTGGACGCCGACTACAGCCAGATCGAGCTGCGCATCCTGGCCCACATCACCGGCGACGAACACATGCAGCAGGCCTTCCTGAACGGGGAGGACATCCACCGCAGCACCGCCGCCAAAATTTACGGCATCCCCCAGAGCGAGGTGACGCCCCGGCTGCGTTCCAGCGCCAAGGCCATCAACTTTGGCATCATGTACGGCAAGGGTGCCTACAGCCTGGCCAAGGACATCGGGGTGACCGTCAAGGAAGCAGACGCCTTCCTCAAGAACTATCTGGCCGCCTTCCCCAATGTGAGCGGCTATATGGACAAGACCATTGCCGACGCCAAGGCGAACGGCTATGTATCCACCCTGTTCGGCCGCCGCCGGGCGCTGCCGGAGCTGGCCAGCTCCAACTTCAACGTGCGTTCCAGCGGTGAGCGCATGGCCCGGAACACCCCCATCCAGGGCACCGCTGCCGACGTGATCAAGCTGGCCATGGTGCGGGTGTGGAAGCGCCTGCGGGACGAAAAAATGGAAAGCCGCCTGATCCTCACCGTCCACGACGAACTGATCGTGGAAGCCCCGGAAGCGGAAGCCGAAAAGGCTGCGCAGATCCTGCGGGAGGAGATGGAGGGCTGCGTGCAGTACGCCGTGCCCCTGAGCACCGATGTGCACGCAGGCAAAAACTGGCTGGAGGCCCATTGA
- the tsaD gene encoding tRNA (adenosine(37)-N6)-threonylcarbamoyltransferase complex transferase subunit TsaD — protein MIVLGIESTCDETAAALVEDGRHLLSNVISTSVKEQALYGGVVPEIASRRHCEFISATVKKALLDAGKTMDDVDAVAVTFAPGLIGAVLVGVNFAKGLAYSANKPLVPVHHLRGHIAALYLTHPELKPPFLCLVASGGHSHIVEVQDYTHYHILGHTVDDAAGEAFDKVARTLGLPYPGGPSVANAAKTGDPKAYRLPVPHVEGKYNVSFSGLKTAVLNEVNKAQMKGEAVNVPDLAASFQERIAGILAEKLLLAAADTGAKQVCLAGGVAANGRLRQLVNDGAQKLGAKVYLPELKFCGDNGAMIAAQGYYQYIAGHTAGLELNGLPTLPIDYE, from the coding sequence ATGATCGTTTTAGGAATCGAATCCACCTGCGACGAGACCGCCGCAGCTCTGGTGGAGGACGGCCGGCATCTGCTGAGCAACGTCATCTCCACCAGCGTGAAAGAACAGGCGCTGTACGGCGGCGTGGTGCCGGAGATCGCCAGCCGCCGCCACTGTGAGTTCATCAGCGCCACCGTCAAAAAGGCCCTGCTGGACGCCGGCAAAACCATGGACGACGTGGACGCCGTGGCCGTCACCTTTGCGCCGGGCCTCATCGGCGCGGTGCTGGTGGGCGTGAACTTTGCCAAGGGACTGGCCTACTCCGCCAATAAGCCCCTGGTGCCGGTGCACCACCTCCGGGGCCACATTGCCGCCCTGTACCTGACCCACCCGGAGCTGAAACCGCCGTTCCTCTGCCTGGTGGCCTCCGGCGGGCACAGCCACATCGTGGAGGTGCAGGACTACACCCACTACCACATTCTGGGCCACACGGTGGACGATGCCGCCGGAGAAGCCTTTGACAAGGTGGCCCGTACCCTGGGTCTGCCCTACCCCGGCGGGCCGAGTGTGGCCAACGCCGCCAAGACCGGCGACCCCAAGGCCTACCGCCTGCCGGTGCCCCATGTGGAGGGCAAGTACAACGTGAGCTTCTCCGGCCTGAAAACCGCCGTGCTCAACGAGGTGAACAAGGCCCAGATGAAGGGCGAGGCGGTCAACGTGCCGGACCTTGCCGCCAGCTTCCAGGAGCGCATTGCGGGCATCCTGGCCGAAAAACTGCTGCTGGCTGCCGCCGACACCGGTGCAAAGCAGGTGTGTCTGGCGGGCGGTGTGGCCGCAAACGGCCGTCTGCGCCAGCTGGTGAACGACGGTGCCCAGAAGCTGGGGGCCAAGGTCTACCTGCCGGAGCTGAAGTTCTGCGGCGACAACGGTGCCATGATCGCCGCACAGGGCTACTACCAGTACATCGCGGGCCACACCGCCGGGCTGGAGCTCAATGGCCTGCCCACCCTGCCCATTGATTACGAATAA
- a CDS encoding nitroreductase family protein, which translates to MPETNPILQSLYARKSVRVFEEKAIPAGMKQAILEAAAQAPSAGCQQLYTILDITDPALKAALADSCDHQPFIAKAPLVLVFCADCRKWYDAYKEAGCTPRTPGVGDLMLAVTDTAIAAQNAVVAAESFGIGSCYIGDIMENCDTQRSLLHLPDYVFPAVMLVFGWPTQQQKDRPKPQRCAMEHIVHENGYRTMDGAELRDTFGYKASTSGFDAWCTAFHNRKYDSGFAREMSRSVAEYLEQYK; encoded by the coding sequence ATGCCCGAAACCAATCCCATCCTGCAAAGCCTGTATGCCCGCAAGTCTGTGCGGGTGTTTGAAGAAAAAGCCATCCCGGCCGGAATGAAGCAGGCCATTCTGGAAGCTGCCGCGCAGGCCCCCTCTGCGGGTTGCCAGCAGCTGTACACCATTCTGGACATCACCGATCCGGCCCTGAAGGCCGCGCTGGCCGACAGCTGCGACCATCAGCCTTTCATTGCCAAGGCCCCGCTGGTGCTGGTGTTCTGCGCCGACTGCCGCAAGTGGTACGACGCCTACAAGGAAGCGGGCTGCACGCCCCGCACGCCGGGCGTGGGCGACCTGATGCTGGCTGTCACCGACACCGCCATTGCCGCCCAGAACGCCGTGGTGGCCGCCGAAAGTTTTGGCATCGGCTCGTGCTACATCGGCGATATCATGGAAAACTGCGACACCCAGCGCAGCCTGCTGCACCTGCCGGACTATGTGTTCCCAGCGGTGATGCTGGTGTTCGGCTGGCCCACCCAGCAGCAGAAGGACCGCCCGAAGCCCCAGCGCTGCGCCATGGAGCATATCGTGCACGAAAACGGCTACCGCACCATGGACGGTGCCGAGCTGCGCGACACCTTCGGCTACAAGGCCAGCACCTCCGGTTTTGATGCGTGGTGCACGGCCTTCCACAACCGCAAGTACGACTCCGGCTTTGCCCGCGAGATGAGCCGCTCGGTGGCGGAGTACTTAGAGCAGTACAAGTAA
- the infB gene encoding translation initiation factor IF-2 has product MIVKYKVSDFAKDLNLSAKKVLDELAAMGSTGKKNSSNLEENELNYLLEKFSKDSSVTDLNEFLNSAKAPKEEPKPAEKKAEKKAEKKPEAPKAEEKPAQKPAEKKPEQKAQPAAQQNQQAKAGSKHGDKKNEQHKKREEKTVSLSELARETGAKASTAPAQAVSVRREDNQVTVDTRTVDMNVDRFDARYDDLASTKNTENRRKPTPQGNKQKFTQRGQRQRQQFQKGKRETEFERLQRIQLEKARNAQLKVLIPDEITVGELAARLKQQAGKVIAKFMQMGEMHAINDVIDFDTASLLAEEFHAKVEHEVHVTIEERLFTQEEDSQEDLVERPPVVCVMGHVDHGKTSILDAIRKTNVTAGEAGGITQAIGAYQVKVNDSLITFLDTPGHEAFTSMRARGANMTDIAVLVVAADDGIMPQTIESINHAKAANVKLIVAMNKMDKPTANPERVMEGLTKYGIITEDWGGDVACIPVSALTGMGINDLLERIALEAEVMELKANPNRRAKGAVVEARLDKGQGPIATILVQNGTLHSGDVIIAGTAVGRVRTMRSDKGKLLSDAGPSTPVEITGLTAVPEAGDLFEAVEDERLARELAEQRIAAAKEKQFSSFQKVTLDNLFSQMAQNDMKELAIVVKADVQGSAEAVKQSLEKISNDEVRVRVIHAGVGAISKSDVDLADASNAIIIGFNVRPDNVAKEEAAATKVEMRMYRVIYDAINDVTDAMKGMLAPKFREVSLGELQVRQVYKISNVGTVAGCRVTSGKITRDSQVRVVRDGIVIAEDEIASLKRFKDDAKEVAEGYECGVTLEKFADVKEGDVYEAFKMEEYRD; this is encoded by the coding sequence ATGATCGTAAAATATAAAGTGAGTGATTTTGCAAAGGACCTGAACCTCTCTGCCAAGAAGGTTCTGGACGAGCTGGCTGCCATGGGCAGTACCGGCAAGAAGAACAGCTCCAATCTGGAAGAGAACGAGCTGAACTACCTGCTGGAGAAGTTCAGCAAGGACAGCAGCGTGACCGACCTGAACGAGTTCCTGAACAGCGCCAAGGCCCCCAAGGAGGAGCCGAAGCCTGCCGAAAAGAAGGCGGAGAAGAAGGCTGAAAAGAAGCCGGAAGCTCCCAAGGCCGAGGAAAAGCCTGCCCAGAAGCCTGCTGAAAAGAAGCCGGAGCAGAAGGCACAGCCCGCTGCCCAGCAGAACCAGCAGGCAAAGGCCGGCAGCAAGCACGGCGACAAGAAGAACGAGCAGCACAAGAAGCGTGAGGAAAAGACCGTTTCCCTCAGCGAGCTGGCTCGTGAGACCGGTGCCAAGGCATCCACTGCCCCGGCACAGGCCGTGTCCGTGCGCCGCGAGGACAATCAGGTGACCGTGGACACCCGCACCGTGGACATGAACGTGGACCGCTTCGACGCCCGTTACGACGATCTGGCTTCCACCAAGAACACCGAGAACCGCCGCAAGCCCACCCCGCAGGGCAACAAGCAGAAGTTCACCCAGCGCGGCCAGCGCCAGCGCCAGCAGTTCCAGAAGGGCAAGCGCGAGACCGAGTTCGAGCGCCTGCAGCGCATCCAGCTGGAAAAGGCCCGCAACGCCCAGCTGAAGGTGCTGATCCCCGACGAGATCACCGTCGGCGAGCTGGCTGCCCGCCTGAAGCAGCAGGCCGGCAAGGTCATTGCCAAGTTCATGCAGATGGGCGAGATGCATGCCATCAACGACGTCATCGACTTTGATACCGCATCCCTGCTGGCCGAGGAGTTCCACGCAAAGGTCGAGCACGAGGTGCATGTGACCATCGAGGAGCGTCTGTTTACCCAGGAAGAGGATTCGCAGGAGGATCTGGTGGAGCGTCCCCCGGTCGTCTGCGTCATGGGCCACGTTGACCACGGCAAGACCAGTATTCTGGATGCCATCCGCAAGACCAACGTTACCGCAGGCGAGGCCGGCGGCATCACCCAGGCCATCGGTGCCTATCAGGTCAAGGTCAACGACAGCCTGATCACCTTCCTGGATACCCCGGGCCATGAGGCATTCACCTCCATGCGTGCCCGCGGCGCCAACATGACCGATATCGCCGTTCTGGTGGTGGCTGCCGACGACGGCATCATGCCCCAGACCATCGAGTCCATCAACCACGCCAAGGCTGCCAACGTCAAGCTCATCGTGGCAATGAACAAGATGGATAAGCCCACCGCAAACCCCGAGCGCGTGATGGAAGGCCTGACCAAGTACGGCATCATCACCGAGGACTGGGGCGGCGATGTGGCCTGCATCCCGGTGTCTGCCCTGACCGGCATGGGCATCAACGACCTGCTGGAGCGCATCGCGCTGGAAGCTGAGGTCATGGAGCTCAAGGCCAACCCCAACCGCCGCGCCAAGGGTGCGGTGGTCGAGGCCCGTCTGGACAAGGGCCAGGGCCCCATTGCCACCATCCTGGTGCAGAACGGCACCCTGCACTCCGGCGATGTGATCATTGCCGGTACTGCCGTGGGCCGCGTGCGTACCATGCGCAGCGACAAGGGCAAGCTGCTGAGCGATGCCGGCCCCTCCACCCCTGTGGAGATCACCGGCCTGACCGCTGTGCCCGAAGCAGGCGACCTGTTCGAGGCCGTCGAGGACGAGCGCCTGGCCCGTGAGCTGGCCGAGCAGCGCATCGCTGCCGCCAAGGAGAAGCAGTTCTCCTCCTTCCAGAAGGTCACTCTGGATAACCTGTTCAGCCAGATGGCTCAGAACGACATGAAGGAACTGGCCATCGTGGTCAAGGCCGACGTGCAGGGTTCTGCCGAGGCCGTCAAGCAGAGCCTGGAGAAGATCTCCAACGACGAAGTGCGGGTGCGGGTCATCCACGCCGGTGTCGGTGCCATCAGTAAGTCCGATGTGGACCTGGCCGATGCCTCCAACGCCATCATCATCGGCTTCAACGTCCGCCCGGACAACGTGGCCAAGGAAGAAGCTGCTGCCACCAAGGTGGAAATGCGTATGTACCGCGTCATCTACGACGCCATCAACGACGTGACCGACGCTATGAAGGGTATGCTGGCACCCAAGTTCCGTGAGGTCTCCCTGGGCGAGCTGCAGGTCCGTCAGGTGTACAAGATCTCCAACGTGGGCACCGTTGCAGGCTGCCGTGTTACCAGCGGCAAGATCACCCGCGACAGCCAGGTCCGTGTGGTCCGTGACGGCATCGTCATTGCCGAGGACGAGATCGCATCCCTGAAGCGTTTCAAGGATGACGCCAAGGAAGTGGCCGAGGGCTACGAGTGCGGCGTGACCCTGGAGAAGTTTGCCGACGTCAAGGAAGGCGACGTGTACGAGGCCTTCAAGATGGAAGAGTACCGCGACTAA
- the ribF gene encoding riboflavin biosynthesis protein RibF, translating to MQIISQFVPLPLADPAQGTAVAMGYFDGIHIGHRAVIDGAVQWARAHGAAPAVFTFRLPVDNKMKGKRLLSSADKHALIASLGVEYYLTPDFEEIKGLSPEQFVRSIVENCHAKALFCGENFTFGAKAAGTPELLRKLCAPLGVEVVVVPMAQFEEKPVSSTRIRTALEGGDIPAANAMLGMPYAIRFAVQHGAGLGHTLGVPTINQLYPQGFQMPRSGIYITRTLVNGTWYPSATGLGSRPTVNDDATKVTCETFIPGFSGDLYGTDPVVEFHAYLSPSKKFDTLDELRDCINNAAQRAQEYFK from the coding sequence ATGCAGATCATTTCACAGTTCGTCCCGCTGCCGCTGGCAGACCCCGCACAGGGCACCGCCGTGGCCATGGGCTACTTCGACGGCATCCACATCGGCCACCGGGCCGTCATCGACGGTGCGGTGCAGTGGGCCAGAGCCCACGGGGCTGCCCCGGCGGTGTTTACCTTCCGGCTGCCGGTGGACAACAAAATGAAGGGCAAGCGCCTGCTGTCCTCGGCGGACAAGCACGCGCTGATCGCCAGCCTGGGCGTGGAGTATTACCTCACGCCGGACTTTGAGGAGATCAAGGGCCTCAGCCCGGAACAGTTCGTGCGCAGCATCGTGGAAAACTGCCATGCAAAAGCCCTGTTCTGCGGCGAGAACTTCACCTTCGGGGCCAAGGCCGCCGGTACGCCGGAGCTGCTGCGCAAGCTGTGCGCTCCGCTGGGCGTGGAAGTGGTGGTGGTGCCCATGGCACAGTTCGAGGAAAAGCCGGTGTCCTCCACCCGCATCCGCACCGCGCTGGAGGGCGGCGACATCCCGGCAGCCAACGCCATGCTGGGCATGCCCTACGCCATCCGCTTTGCGGTGCAGCACGGCGCGGGCCTGGGCCACACGCTGGGGGTGCCCACCATCAACCAGCTGTACCCCCAGGGCTTCCAGATGCCCCGCAGCGGCATCTATATCACCCGCACGCTGGTGAACGGCACCTGGTATCCCTCGGCCACCGGTCTGGGCAGCCGCCCCACCGTGAACGACGACGCTACCAAGGTGACCTGCGAGACCTTCATCCCCGGCTTTTCCGGTGACCTGTACGGCACCGACCCGGTGGTGGAGTTCCACGCCTACCTGAGCCCCAGCAAGAAGTTCGATACGCTGGACGAGCTGCGGGACTGCATCAACAACGCCGCGCAGCGCGCACAGGAATATTTCAAGTAA
- a CDS encoding 50S ribosomal protein L7ae, whose translation MPKKNNTPAKPALAPEEALFQAVSLCRKAGALTMGFDAVEEACVKGKAWLVMTASDASAKTVQRLNYAVGDLVDVITMPLTQDRLADISRKAVAVYAVTDRNLAKLCFDRLSDCGAIKNEEDMSE comes from the coding sequence ATGCCGAAAAAGAATAACACCCCCGCAAAACCTGCGCTGGCCCCGGAAGAAGCCCTGTTCCAGGCCGTGAGCCTGTGCCGCAAGGCCGGTGCGCTGACCATGGGCTTTGACGCCGTGGAGGAAGCCTGCGTCAAGGGCAAGGCCTGGCTGGTGATGACCGCATCCGACGCCAGCGCCAAGACCGTGCAGCGCCTGAACTACGCCGTGGGCGATCTGGTGGATGTGATCACCATGCCGCTGACCCAGGACCGGCTGGCCGACATCAGCCGCAAGGCGGTGGCTGTTTACGCGGTGACCGACCGCAACCTCGCAAAGCTCTGCTTCGACCGCCTGTCGGACTGCGGAGCAATCAAAAATGAGGAGGATATGAGCGAATGA
- the rbfA gene encoding 30S ribosome-binding factor RbfA encodes MSQKNMGRLAQDMKREIIAIIGRLKDPRLEGGLLTVTRLDVTPDLDVAKVYVSVMGRADGPKPAIEALNRAAGHVRTEVSKKMHIRKAPRFIFVEDDGAAYAAHINELLRSLNVSGEAEAQPEAGETEE; translated from the coding sequence ATGTCTCAGAAAAATATGGGCCGTCTGGCGCAGGATATGAAGCGCGAGATCATTGCCATCATCGGGCGTCTGAAGGACCCGCGGCTGGAGGGCGGCCTGCTGACCGTCACCCGTCTGGACGTGACCCCCGACCTGGATGTGGCCAAGGTGTATGTGAGCGTGATGGGCCGCGCGGACGGCCCCAAGCCCGCCATCGAGGCGCTGAACCGCGCCGCCGGTCATGTGCGCACCGAAGTGAGCAAGAAGATGCACATCCGCAAAGCACCCCGGTTCATCTTTGTGGAGGACGACGGTGCCGCCTATGCAGCCCACATCAATGAGCTGCTGCGCAGCCTGAACGTCAGCGGTGAGGCCGAGGCACAGCCCGAAGCCGGGGAGACCGAGGAGTAA
- the truB gene encoding tRNA pseudouridine(55) synthase TruB codes for MQGILIVDKPMDWTSFDVVAKLRGVLGTRKLGHSGTLDPMATGVLPVFCGGASKAVDLQLDHDKAYRAVMRLGQRTDTGDITGTVLETAPVTAGERELRAVLPQFVGKQMQVPPMYSAVKVGGQPLYKLAREGKTVERKARPIEIYSITYGGSPAKNEYVLEVTCSKGTYIRTLLEDIADALGQKGTMSALRRTCAGLYTEADAHTLEEILAAKEQGPAALEALMLPVESVFTPLPLLVVEPWVEQHLYNGCPTSRYPAADGRYRVRNAAGQFLGLANITGGVLRVEKLFVERN; via the coding sequence ATGCAGGGCATCCTGATCGTGGACAAGCCCATGGACTGGACCAGTTTTGATGTGGTGGCAAAGCTGCGCGGCGTGCTGGGCACCCGCAAGCTGGGCCATAGCGGCACGCTGGACCCCATGGCCACCGGCGTGCTGCCGGTGTTCTGCGGCGGTGCCAGCAAGGCCGTGGACCTGCAGCTGGATCATGACAAGGCTTACCGCGCCGTGATGCGGCTGGGCCAGCGCACCGACACCGGCGACATCACCGGCACGGTGCTGGAAACGGCCCCCGTCACGGCAGGGGAGCGGGAACTGCGGGCCGTGCTGCCGCAGTTTGTGGGCAAACAGATGCAGGTGCCGCCCATGTACTCGGCGGTCAAGGTGGGCGGCCAGCCCCTTTACAAGCTGGCCCGCGAGGGAAAGACCGTGGAGCGCAAGGCCCGCCCCATCGAGATCTACAGCATCACCTACGGCGGCAGCCCCGCCAAAAACGAATATGTGCTGGAGGTGACCTGCTCCAAGGGTACCTACATCCGCACCCTGCTGGAGGACATTGCCGACGCACTGGGCCAGAAGGGCACCATGAGCGCCCTGCGGCGCACCTGCGCCGGGCTGTACACCGAGGCCGACGCCCACACGCTGGAAGAGATCCTTGCGGCGAAAGAGCAGGGGCCTGCGGCCCTGGAAGCGCTGATGCTGCCGGTGGAAAGCGTGTTCACCCCGCTGCCGCTGCTGGTGGTGGAGCCCTGGGTGGAACAGCACCTGTACAACGGCTGCCCCACCAGCCGCTACCCCGCAGCGGATGGCCGCTACCGGGTGCGCAATGCCGCCGGGCAGTTCCTGGGGCTGGCCAACATCACCGGGGGCGTGCTCCGGGTGGAAAAACTGTTCGTGGAACGGAATTGA